The nucleotide window ttattgtataacattggtttgttctgtagactatcaaaaatctatagcttaaaggggctaataacattgaccttaaaatggttttaatatattttaaaaaaatagctttttttctagccaaaataaaacaaataacacattatttataagaaaaaacattatcagacatactgtgaaaatttccttgctctgttaatcatcatttgggaaatatttaaaattaaaaaaaaaaaaaaaatcaaaaggggggctaataattctgacttcaaccgtatgtgtgtgtgtgtatatatatatatatatatatatatatatatatatatatatatatatatatatatatatatatatatatatatattgctgaagaataaaattgaagtaaaaaattaaactgtaaTCTTATTGTatacaatgaaataaataattaaatagaaaaccaaaaatatgcagtaaaagcaaaaactaattctaattatTAGCATAACTATTAGTAtattaattgcattaaaaaactaaaaacaacactgacacgtttaagacatttaaaattgAAGTTAAAAAAGTTTTGTGTCTGCCATGAGTTGACCTTTACATTACGATTACAAAATTCAGTTTTACTGTTTTATGCAGAGCAATTGCTCAAATCATGATGTGCCAACCATCCGTAAAACTTTGAGGACAACAAACACCTAATACCCAAAAACACTTAACTGAAAATGTactgtattattcattcatttttcttctgcttattccctttattcatcaatggtggccacagcggaatgaaccgccaacttatccagcatatgttttacacagcgaatgcccttctagctgcaacccaataatGGGAACCACCCATAGATTCTTGGactgacactcatacactatggccaattcagtttattcaattcaccaatagtgcaattgtttggacttgtgggggaaaccggagcacccggaggaaacccacgccaacacggggagaacatgcaaactccacacagaaatgccaactggcccagccggaactcgaaccagtgaccttcttgctgtaaggtgactaaccactgagccactgtgcctccCGTACTGTATTATTGTTAcatgtaaattataatttattttgtaagaACAATATATACTGTGGAACTACAGGTTAAATACTGCCAAACCTTTATATAACTCTCTCACctttctgattttgactgtaatgtaatgATGTGCACCTTTTGTCAAGCTGCTATGGAATAATAATCATTGTGAACTagacgcaaacacacacatacacacacctgctgGAGTGTTGCAGCACACAGCTCTATGGCAATGTAAGTGAACTGTCTGTCCCGCTCTGTGCAGAAGTAACGGATCACATTGGGATGTTCATCTGATTCCCGCAGAAGTTGAACCTCTCGctctgcaaactccacacactccGGTAGGATTCGCTTCACCGCCACACGCCGACCGTCAAAATGACCCCTGCGGGTAATGCATAAAAGCAGTGAATTAAGGCTTCTAACCAACTAGACGTGATGATATTCAGTAAAACAATATATAGTGATCATGAAAATACAGTgactaattatttacattttcaaaatgcctttaaatagcacCTAAGATGctaaatcaacttttggaagctgtttggacagaactgtttgTAAGTACAGTCAGAGGCGTAGCCAGCAATTTCGAGCCCTATGCACCAAAATTTCACAAAGGCATTAAAATAGGATCAAAGTcttagtgattttgaggcccaccgcatcGTGATGTAGGAATACGGATTGACTAACAGGGCGTATTAACATCTCTCCATAGTAACATGTATAAACATGTCCActgaacaggatttgcaaagaggctgggattaaaagatctgttccaactctctgtgatcagctgcaaagtttaaaacgttttcatAACAGTGTATGTTAGTAATAAtctaaagacagtaaaatcactatgTAATTCACGACTGGTGAAATCAGCATTGACATAGTGTCAGTTCAACAATATATACGAGGAGCAACAATATACAAAGCATatacagtgcaaagttaaacgtgtgTGGTAGTGTGTACTGAAAACTTTGTAACGGAATttatgtgtgactcatcatttcagaaaggcttgaataaactccagatcaaataaattagttaatattTATCAATCTTAGGTAATGTTTTAATCTTAGttacatttaataactcattaaaaaTCAAAAGTCTTGCCTGTTTTATTTAATGGAGCTAATAGCCAACAAATTCAATTGCATTTTAAGCTAACATTAGTATAATAACTGTCTACTTCTTACAACTGATGTTACTTAATACATTAACCGATATTTACTAGTGAGTCCTAATTGTACAGTGTTACATATTATACTTTACAatccttttgtgcttttatttggttaatataaacattttcgagggcaaggcagtggcgcagtaggtagtgaatTATTTAAGGTAGGTAGGTTtactgaattatttaaaaaaatcgtctaaaattaaaaaaattaaataaaaaattatattattattttttaaaaattaggtgaacttttcaaatatttatgaaatattaacTCATTTTGTAGCAGCACCACACTGTccacgaggcagtggcgcagtaggtagtgctgtcgcctcacagcaagaaggtcgctgggtcgctggtcgaacctcggctcagttgccgtttctgtgtgggtttcctctgggaaaTTATTTATATCAAATAATAAGCTTGACCTAAAAAGgtaatcttattttaataaaaaaatatttactgaattatttaaaaaaatcgtctaaaattaaaaaaaattaaaaaaaaaattatattattattttttaaaaattaggtGAACTTATcaaatatttatgaaatattaacTCATTTTGTAGCAGCACCACACTGTccacgaggcagtggcgcagtaggtagtgctgtcgcctcacagcaagaaggttgctggttcgaacctcggctcagttgccgtttctgtgtgggtttcctccgggtgctccagtttcccccacagtccaaagacatgtggtacaggtgaattgggtaggctaaattgtcagtagtgtatgagaatgtgaatgtgtgtgtggatgtttcccagagatgggttgcggctggaagggcatccgctgcgcaaaaacttgctggatcattggcggttcatttcgctgtggtgaccccggattaataaagggactaagccgacaagaaaattaatgattgaataaacATTTTCGGTCGGCTCAATAGCCTAATGGTTAGcacgctgacatatggtgcagtagcttTTCAGGGCATCGTACGAATACTGCCTCGAGGACATTTCCGTCCCTATctcctctctctcccacttcgctaaCTGTCTGAAATACTGTACTATCCACTTAATAAAAAggcaaaaatggcaaaaataaatctttaaaaaaaaaaaataaaaaaaaaaaaaaaaaaaaatatatatatatatatatatatatatatatatatatatatatatatatatatatatatatataaacatttacgtACAATAAGATAAGgcattatactgtatattgtaaTACTTTCATTAATTATCAAAAATTTGACACCGTCACATATCTAtgaacaatcaatcaaacaaacctgTGTAAAACGAGTACCCACCGAAACACGAAGGTTCCTTCTGTCCCATGACCCAACACCTCAGCGGGACTGAAAGAGATTTTACCAACTTCCACCACGTCAGCCTGTTCATCTGAAGAATATAcatcacaattaaaaaaaatctctaattAAAATGTACAATAGATAACAAAAAGATAATGAAATATGTAATAAGCAGTAAACAACATATAGgtttgtaaattaaataaactatatatgaCGATAAATGGGAAAAACTATGGGAATCACTGATAAAACACAAGCAGCAACTCATTTCTGTGTACATGATTCATAAAATGATGCTTGCAATATTATAGTTGATAAAGGCTGAACAGATTTGATTTAATTTCTATTTACACAgaaattttaattctgttttgTGAATGAAGCTCAATGGTTCTAATGAAGATATAGAAGATGTAGAAGATGTAGAACTGTTTTCATACTCTGTGATTGGCTGGCTGCTGTTACAGGGGCGGAGTCTTTGCTTGAGAATGGCTGAGTTTGATTGGATGCAACAGAACTGGTCTTTTCTGAGCGACTGCTGTTGCTGTAAGATGATGTTGAGGGCGGAGTGTTCAGTTCTGTAGAAGCGCTGTAATTGGTCAGACCAGAAAGTGGGGTGGAGTCCACTGGCTCTTCAGATCTTTGGGATTTTTTTACAGGCTGAAAAACAGAAAgcagtttgttttatatatttgctTCAGTTGTTAAGCTTTAAAAAGGGCCATTTAGCATTATTTTCCCTCTTATATTAGATTTGactacttgacaaaaaaaaaactccaagcaaaaaataataatcaatttttTACCATCAATTACAGAAGACAACCACTAAAtatcattcagtgtaacaatagttTATTTACAGAAATCTTTTGGTGTATTTATTTTGACAATTTAAAAGGCTTTAGaaggcccacatacagcaacaactGCATCGGCCCATTGCTcatacaaataatttaattacgtAAGCACACATCAGTAAGTATGTTGTTTCATTTTACATCTGTTAAAGGTCACAATGaaaaaagtgttaccaaaatggcAGAAAATACAGTTTTTGCTATGTTTTAGCGTTAGTCTATAAGTAAAAAGACAGCAGAAGTAATTTTTGAAAACCAGCCATTAAACTGGATACAAAACATTACACTAAATATTGTAGGCTATTAACTGGCCACTTATATTTCTATCAAATAATAAGCTTGACCTAAAAAGgtaatcttattttaataaaaaatatatttgctgaattatttaaaaaaatcgtctaaaattaaaacaattaaataaaaaattatattattattttttttaaaattaggtgaacttattaaatatttatgaaatattaacTCATTTTGTAGCAGCACCACACTTTCCACAGTGTCCTTTTTTGAAGATGTCAATAACTTATGAATGACTATCAAATGAGGTCCTAATCATGTAACACAGAATGACGTCTAACAATCTGCATATGTAGGACAAAGGACCCCTGAGATGTATGCAGACAACTTAAGAATGTGACTTTAGATGAACACTGATACACATTCATTTAAAGTAGGTATGCTCAGTAAATGTATTTCTGACCCATTTGTGTGTGAGCAGGAAGGTGATCCAGGCTCCTAGCAGCAGCGTCACCACCAGCACCGTCATGGGCTCAGAGCTCAGCgagtctggcagcactggagaaGAGCTCTGCTTCCTAACTGGTGGCAACTGGAAAACACAGAACAGATTTGTGCTTCTCTAAGAAAGCTTGCTGGCTCACCACACATTACATTTGCAAACTaatgacagttgaagtcagaattattagatacAAAGACTTGCACAGATGAGTTTTATTGGCTTTGGACTCACTGGGTGAGAGGGAGAGCGGTAAGAAGAGCCGGATCCTCGAGGTGGGATGACATCACCAGAGCGCTGCAGGTTCTCTGGGAAATCTCTCAACATGGTGGTGTGAGCCAGAGGAGGGATTTCATGGTGACCTgttcatatacatacacacacacatacagtttaagTTAGAATCATTGGCCCTCCTGAGTTATTGGCCTCCTGTATTTTTCCAGGTGGATCATACCAATGAGCAGCCACTGATTCTGCAGAGAGCTGCTGCTTCCTGGTGGATATTTGACGTCAGTGCTGGGTGTGATCTCGCACTCAGGCCGTCCATTACCCATTGTGACGCCCGCTGTCATCGGCCCCTCAATGCGTGCAAGAGTGAGACCCTTAGGCTGCCGTGAGTGCACAATATGGTTAATCAGATGGACGTTTTGCTACTGGTTTTGACTAATGGAGAGCTGAACTTACCACTATTGCGACACCTTGATGGACAAGGGAGGCAGAAGCATACAGATGAGACTCCGTCTTCCCAACATACAGAGTGGGACTAGcaaaatatacacacaaacaaatatgctTAATTCAATATGAAAAATAACAAAGGTGGTCGCTTTTAGAAAGACACGCAGGTTTGATATCAAATGCTGAGAAACAAAAGTCTGGATTTTGATTTTTAGGTGTACCatctcttttttgtttttgaaatcatTCAATAGTTTTACATCCATCCAAagtcaaaatgtaaaatttactcaaaattttatttgaattttccaACACCTTTCTCATAGTGTCTGAAATGTCTAGTTTAAGGATCCAGTTTCTCTAAACCCCTCTTTTTtgtttgaatattatttattaattttttaaatatgtctattCACTCTTAAGATTAGGAATTTACAGTTGATAATAACCTTAAGATGAGTGAATAAACACCTAAATATCATCTGAATTTCAGCTTTAAATTCTTCCTCAGCACTTCTACACACAGTTAGGTTAACAATAAAAATTGACCTTAACAATTTGAGCCTAAAACCACAACCTTGCAATTCAACCAGCAAAGTGGACTTACTTTTAAAGAGCAGAAATCAGTGTCTTCTCGGCATGTGGACAACAAAAAATGTGAAATTTTCAAAGCATCAGCTACACAGATTGAGGGCCTAAGCAGACACTGATTGCAGAAAGCCAATGAAAACCACAGACTGGCAATTTGCAAATGTGTTCTAAACCTACATATGTAAGTTCAGGCAGTTCATCCTCtttcttctttcattttttaagcTTTTACTTTGAAACTCTGCAAACTTTTTCAATTCACAAACAGCTACATGAAAGATAATATGTCATGAGACGGTCTTACACTAGCTGAGTCTTCGTGCTGTGGCTCTCCTTTGTGAACTGGTAGGTCCACTTCATGGTGTGGGACTGTGTGTTTTCTGCGGTGAAGGTCAGATAGCGCAGGGTTTCTGTTGCGACGGTCAGATGAGGGGCTCGACGGAGACTGTCCTGACTCCACAAGTAAAATCCAGCCACCGGAGAATCAAATTTCTGCATCCACAAAACCTCGCCAGAGTCTCGATCCACCGTAACCACCAGACCATCGCCACTCGATGCAAAGTGCGACATCTCTGGGATGAACAGACATACGCAACTATGATGAAATCAAAAAACACCACAACTAATATCTattctatatatacagttgaagtcagaattattagccctcctgaattattagccccctgtatattttttccaaaatttctgtttaacagagagcagatttttttcaacacatttctacacataatagttttaataactcatttctaagatAATCTTATCTTTGACACGatgacattacataatattttactagatgtttttcaagacacttctatacagcttaaagtgacatttaaaggcttaattaggttaattaggcaagttattgaataaagATGGTTTCTTGGACAATAGATGGAAATCTGTTCTTCTGGAGCCGtttcactgtaaataaacagttaacggtcagtaatatgttttattaatattatttacaaaagaaataaatGGTATATataagcagcaaataaattagcgaACAGTTCATCTTATTAAAAtcaatagctattataaagaattagtatcaagttatcaaatctcattaacctTTTTCTTGTATAACTTAAACATTTGGGGCAGTTTCGAGGACACATTGGAGAGTGCCAACGTTCTGTTGCGAAACCGCCCAAATTATCTATACTCTATGTCATTTTAAACCCGCACAATCGTGTTCAAAACTGCCCAAGCTGGCAATACTGGGGgcaacggcacctgtaatgaaaaggaagggaatcccatcgtttatatatttatttcaaactgtTTTCATATCTTAATAAACCGAAAGCACAGAACGGACTCACATTTAAAAGCGTTAGGGCGTcacctggtggttcggcggtatggttGCGCAGAGGATagaggctcggctctttaatgcttgttgccacccttcagagaaagactgaaaatatgggagaaataatGGAAAATACCTTtgtgggatgatagcgggatagaactgtaaaatacaggagaatcctgggaaaaacggggTTGACAGATTTgccttaaaatttaaattttttaaaaaatttaaaactgcgtttattctagctaaaataaaacaaatgagactttcaccagaagaaaaaatattataggaaaaattccttactctgttaaacattatttggcaaattgttgaaaaaataaaacaaaatcactgGAGGGCTAAGCAtgttgacctcaactgtatgtaaatatcTACAATCATGCATTGTGAGGAACCtactatattcatattttttgtcGTCATATAGAGGAGCTGAGTAATCGTTGTATGTGGCATTCCAGCGGAGCTCCTGAGTCTTTGTGTCATACATGGTGATCATATATTCTGCAGAGAGAAACATGTATGAAATGCATATCAATACATATGCATAGAAAAgagtgtgctgtgtgtgtgttcaaaccTGTGCGACCGATGTACAACAGAGGTGCAGAGGGACAGATGGAGTCTGAAGATGAGGTGCTCAAACTTGTCTGTTTTTCACCTGTCTGAGGATCGACCACAAACCAGGTGTCTTGTTTTTTACCTGGGAATACACAGAGTCCAAAAAGGAGAGCATACAAGGATGTACagctttttatcattttataaccATACTATCAGGCTTCCCACACCCATTGACTAATGCTATCAAACCAACCCCTGCATACATTGCTAGACAGCGCACAATATGttccaggaggtacgttttttgcagtttttgtttccgcaaatccaccagaggccgctgtgtatgctttttcagatctcaaatttctctcgtgagtgccatttgtgcctgctgttctcacataaattcaccagaggccgctgttgactgactgacaaaCCAAACAAACCCCGCCtttcccaaacccaaccaatagtgttttcaaaagcaccgattgactctTCCACCCactcccctaaacccaagcaacatgGTTTTctaaagcaattcagaaaaagaaaagcccacacAGCTGCCtgattttaaccacattttcagatcttatcatgttctcaccctgttgtttaattgtttatttttatttttttgccttttgtttttgttttacctgctttccgGAACTGTTTTTTGCTGTACTCATTGCGGTCAACTTCTGTCTATATCTCAAATTTGCCGACGTACGCAgcaagccactgggcaaactggtaacagcaggaaagccgtccacgtggaggtaagcggtcagctggtatccgcaaaaaggaacagaagccgtcggtggcgtcataccgccccgtagcattcgttttaagattaaatgcagccatacagtaCAAAcccctggctacataatttgcgctctctagaaatgtatacaggcgtatgttttcacaatgagcctgtgctgcATCAAACACAGACTAAAATCCAAATTGAGTTGATTATGTGTTGTAGTATTCTGTGAAAACAGAATTGAATTTCAAGGCAGGACACAACAGGCAAAaacactgtggcgacccccaataaataagggactaagctgaagtaaaatgaatgaatgaatgtattagttCAGGTTATATTAGCTCATTTCCCtaactttttttcttcaaataaaaTCTAACATGACCACAGCAATCCTTCACTGCCACAAAACACAGTTATCAAACACGAATTTGACCGTAAAACATCATAAAGAGGTTTGCTGATACCGGTGTAGAGTACTCCATCTGAGCTCCTGCAGGGAGACGACTGCACCAGCTCTTGAATAGTGAATGGCAGTTTCTGAGAAAAACATTCATATAAATGTCAAGAGCTGTCACTCTCTGATAAACACATCCACAGCCACGCTCACAACACTCACCATCAGACCTTCTTTCCTCTTTCCTCCGAGAACATACAGACTGCCGTCATTGGGGTCTGGTAAAAAGCCTGGCCTACAGGCAAAAACAGACACGACTTTAAAGTTTGATCAAAGAAAAGTGAGCATTacaaacaagaataaaagcagaccTGATTGCAAgactaaactttttttatttggcCTAGGTCAGAGATTTTTCAGTGTTAGGTGGTCTGTGGAAATGTTTgtgaaaaatgaaatgaaattacatttttaacagtgtacattTGCCCTTTctactctacctgacaaaagtcttgtcgcctatccaagttttagtaacaacaaataataacttgacttctagttaatcatttggtatcagaagtggctaaggcaaaggcctctagattacgcttattttaccaaaataaaatatgatcatgccttgatttttagctatttaattaggacagtaaggtctgaatttgctaagacaaaagtcttgtcacttaacagaaataatgtacagtatagattaggatataaagtcatggtgcagtggaaaacgaatgaatattgtgtatgactctcatgagcttggagcactgcatccaaacatctcggcaatgacttaaataacttatgaataaagtcatctggaatgacaaagaaagcgttcttgcagaacTGACTatataagaaggagcgctatactgctgaagaatttgccttctcctgaggtttgtaatgtaatgggcagcacaaatgtcttgataccccaggctgttgatgttgccatccactctgctgatctctcgcacacccccatactgaatctaAGCCATTACAACTAGTATTACTACCATTAAgttacaactaaataaataaaaaaacaatagctTTTCTAatcatcaaataataaaaatggaatGTTTcttgacactgaagactggatgCTGAAAATCCAGCTTTGGGATCACAagaataaataatgttttgattgtaatacatatttaaattctgatCATTATATGTTTGCAaatttggcaaaaataaaagtctttttttttaaactaaaaaaagtgATTCTAAACTTTTGAATGGTCATGAATATTCATGTGTTTTCTGAAGCTGTTAAAACACTTACTCTTGGAAATACTCGGGAACCTGTATAATAGGATCTGAAAGAGAAAGTGAAATGGTTATGAATGTTTTtggccaacccaagctcattatgattacgtacccctatacacatttctgaagagtcccaggagctacgtttttttttgtttttgtttttttgaagtttttgcaaatccaccagaggcccctgtgtacactttttcagatctcaaatttctctcgctagtgccattcgcgcctgctgatCTCACGTAAGTCCACCAAAGGCTggtgtcaactgactgactgactgactgactgatcaatcgactgacccaccctctctCTGCCCTAAACCCAtccaatagtgtttaaaaaagccctgattgaccagcgcccatccCCTTTCCTAAAATCAatggacagttttaaaaagcaatccagaaaaagaaaagccccacgccacgttttcagattttaccacattctcactctgttatctacttgtttattttattttttggattctgtttttgtcttacccgctttctgcaACTCTTCTTTACCAGACTCGCACCCCAATGTCACAGTTAACTCCGCTTTGTGTCTAGTCTATCGACGTACGTGGCGAGCTActggtcaaactggtaacagtgggaaagctgcccataca belongs to Danio rerio strain Tuebingen ecotype United States chromosome 1, GRCz12tu, whole genome shotgun sequence and includes:
- the ern2 gene encoding serine/threonine-protein kinase/endoribonuclease IRE2 isoform X2; amino-acid sequence: MSHFASSGDGLVVTVDRDSGEVLWMQKFDSPVAGFYLWSQDSLRRAPHLTVATETLRYLTFTAENTQSHTMKWTYQFTKESHSTKTQLVPTLYVGKTESHLYASASLVHQGVAIVPKGLTLARIEGPMTAGVTMGNGRPECEITPSTDVKYPPGSSSSLQNQWLLIGHHEIPPLAHTTMLRDFPENLQRSGDVIPPRGSGSSYRSPSHPLPPVRKQSSSPVLPDSLSSEPMTVLVVTLLLGAWITFLLTHKWPVKKSQRSEEPVDSTPLSGLTNYSASTELNTPPSTSSYSNSSRSEKTSSVASNQTQPFSSKDSAPVTAASQSQNEQADVVEVGKISFSPAEVLGHGTEGTFVFRGHFDGRRVAVKRILPECVEFAEREVQLLRESDEHPNVIRYFCTERDRQFTYIAIELCAATLQQYVEDPSCPHSELNPVSLLEQTMCGLSHLHSLNIVHRDLKPRNILLSLPGALGRVRALISDFGLCKKLPDGRHSFSLRSGIPGTEGWIAPELLINAPKGNPTSAVDIFSAGCVFYYVTSKGQHPFGDTLRRQANILSGVYNLDHFMEDIHEDVIGRDLIERMISAEPESRPSAASILKHPFFWSPEKQLQFFQDVSDRIEKEPTESPIVARLENSGRSVVRTNWRMHISAPLQADLRKFRTYKGNSVRDLLRAMRNKKHHYHELPPEVQSALGEVPDGFVAYFTSRFPRLLLHTHTALSICAPERPFHPYYHH
- the ern2 gene encoding serine/threonine-protein kinase/endoribonuclease IRE2 isoform X1, with protein sequence MMRMMKNWTQMLLLLVCFAGIVSQCEGGSSVSLPESLLFVSTLDGSLHAVSKQTGDIKWTLKEDPIIQVPEYFQEPGFLPDPNDGSLYVLGGKRKEGLMKLPFTIQELVQSSPCRSSDGVLYTGKKQDTWFVVDPQTGEKQTSLSTSSSDSICPSAPLLYIGRTEYMITMYDTKTQELRWNATYNDYSAPLYDDKKYEYKMSHFASSGDGLVVTVDRDSGEVLWMQKFDSPVAGFYLWSQDSLRRAPHLTVATETLRYLTFTAENTQSHTMKWTYQFTKESHSTKTQLVPTLYVGKTESHLYASASLVHQGVAIVPKGLTLARIEGPMTAGVTMGNGRPECEITPSTDVKYPPGSSSSLQNQWLLIGHHEIPPLAHTTMLRDFPENLQRSGDVIPPRGSGSSYRSPSHPLPPVRKQSSSPVLPDSLSSEPMTVLVVTLLLGAWITFLLTHKWPVKKSQRSEEPVDSTPLSGLTNYSASTELNTPPSTSSYSNSSRSEKTSSVASNQTQPFSSKDSAPVTAASQSQNEQADVVEVGKISFSPAEVLGHGTEGTFVFRGHFDGRRVAVKRILPECVEFAEREVQLLRESDEHPNVIRYFCTERDRQFTYIAIELCAATLQQYVEDPSCPHSELNPVSLLEQTMCGLSHLHSLNIVHRDLKPRNILLSLPGALGRVRALISDFGLCKKLPDGRHSFSLRSGIPGTEGWIAPELLINAPKGNPTSAVDIFSAGCVFYYVTSKGQHPFGDTLRRQANILSGVYNLDHFMEDIHEDVIGRDLIERMISAEPESRPSAASILKHPFFWSPEKQLQFFQDVSDRIEKEPTESPIVARLENSGRSVVRTNWRMHISAPLQADLRKFRTYKGNSVRDLLRAMRNKKHHYHELPPEVQSALGEVPDGFVAYFTSRFPRLLLHTHTALSICAPERPFHPYYHH